One Pyrus communis chromosome 4, drPyrComm1.1, whole genome shotgun sequence genomic region harbors:
- the LOC137731922 gene encoding MOB kinase activator-like 1B, which translates to MSLFGLGRNQRTFRPKKSAPSGSKGAQLRKHIDATLGSGNLREAVKLPTGEDLNEWLAVNTVDFFNQVNLLYGTLTEFCTPENCPTMTAGPKYEYRWADGVLIKKPIEVSAPKYVEYLMDWIESQLDDESIFPQKLGAPFPPNFREVVKTIFKRLFRVYAHIYHSHFQKIVSLKEEAHLNTCFKHFILFTCEFVLIDKKELAPLQELIESIVVPY; encoded by the exons ATGAGTCTCTTCGGTCTGGGCAG AAACCAGAGGACATTCCGCCCGAAAAAAAGTGCACCTTCAGGGAGCAAG GGTGCTCAGCTTAGAAAGCATATTGATGCTACACTTGGTAGCGGCAACCTAAGAGAGGCAGTAAAACTTCCAACTGGAGAAGATTTAAATGAATGGCTTGCTGTCaaca CTGTGGATTTCTTCAATCAGGTCAACTTGTTGTATGGTACCCTCACAGAGTTCTGCACTCCAGAGAATTGTCCTACAATGACTGCAGGCCCCAA GTATGAGTATAGGTGGGCCGATGGTGTACTAATTAAGAAACCTATTGAGGTTTCGGCTCCAAAATATGTTGAATATCTAATGGACTGGATTGAATCTCAACTTGATGATGAATCCATATTTCCCCAAAAGCTTG GTGCACCATTTCCCCCCAATTTCAGGGAGGTTGTGAAGACGATATTCAAAAGACTGTTCCGTGTATATGCCCACATATATCACTCTCATTTCCAGAAAATTGTGAGCCTTAAGGAGGAGGCCCATTTAAATACTTGCTTCAAGCATTTCATACTATTTACCTGT gaaTTCGTGCTAATTGACAAGAAGGAGCTAGCTCCACTGCAAGAGCTTATAGAATCCATCGTTGTTCCTTATTGA
- the LOC137732940 gene encoding uncharacterized protein: protein MVGSTFAKILDKHCLEGHNFPSWYRNVKILLTLEKIIYVLDKPLHDIPLGPEATEDERAKYDKHVEDDTQAKCYLLASMNEELQRQHEGMDSAFFIILHLTELYGEGTRNRRFNTVCELVKTKMVKGAPVHQHVLKMIGFIEQLENLGTPLDGELAQDFILASLPDSFSQFVMNYNMNKMDHTLSELLNMLVTAEKTMMKENVVGTSAVAYNKPSSSKSKPQGKGKGKEKKSPTLKPKGGVKKKKAMEPKGACHHCGKEGHWKRNCRLYLATLKDKPQGGGAK, encoded by the exons ATGGTTGGAAGCACATTCGCGAAAATACTCGACAAACATTGCCTAGAGGGGCACAATTTCCCATCATGGTATCGTAATGTCAAGATTCTCCTAACATTGGAGAAGATTATTTACGTACTTGATAAGCCTCTTCATGACATACCTCTTGGCCCTGAAGCCACAGAGGATGAACGTGCTAAGTATGACAAACATGTTGAGGATGATACACAAGCCAAGTGCTATCTGTTGGCTTCCATGAATGAGGAGCTACAGAGACAGCACGAGGGCATGGACAGTGCATTTTTCATAATACTCCATCTTACGGAGTTATATGGTGAAGGGACGCGCAACCGTCGCTTTAACACTGTTTGTGAACTTGTGAAGACCAAGATGGTCAAAGGGGCTCCAGTGCATCAACATGTACTGAAGATGATAGGATTCATAGAACAACTGGAGAACCTAGGTACTCCACTTGACGGGGAATTGGCCCAGGACTTTATATTGGCTTCTCTTCCTGATTCATTTTCGCAGTTCGTAATGAACTACAACATGAATAAGATGGATCATACTCTCTCTGAGTTACTAAACATGTTAGTAACTGCTGAGAAAACTATGATGAAAGAGAACGTTGTAGGGACTTCTGCAGTAGCCTACAACAAGCCATCCTCTTCCAAGTCTAAGCCGCAAGGCAAAGGCaaagggaaggagaagaagtcaCCCACTCTTAAGCCGAAAGGGggagtgaagaaaaagaaggcaaTGGAGCCTAAGGGGGCTTGCCACCACTGTGGAAAGGAGGGACATTGGAAGAGGAATTGCAGGTTATACCTTGCAACTCTTAAGGACAAGCCACAAG gtgGAGGAGCTAAGTAG